One window from the genome of Salvia splendens isolate huo1 chromosome 9, SspV2, whole genome shotgun sequence encodes:
- the LOC121746613 gene encoding small nuclear ribonucleoprotein SmD3b-like: MSRSLGIPVKLLHEASGHVVTVELKSGELYRGSMIECEDNWNCQLENITYTAKDGKVSQLEHVFIRGSKVRFMVIPDMLKNAPMFKRLEARIKGKGSSLGVGRGRAVAMRARAQAAGRGAPPGRGSAPPVRR, from the exons ATGAGTCGAAGCTTAGGGATTCCGGTGAAGCTGCTGCACGAGGCGTCTGGGCATGTGGTGACGGTGGAGCTTAAGAGCGGAGAGCTCTACCGTGGAAGTATGATCGAGTGCGAGGACAACTGGAATTGCCAGCTCGAAAACATCACTTACACTGCCAAG GATGGGAAGGTCTCACAACTCGAGCATGTTTTCATTAGAGGCAGCAAAGTCAG GTTCATGGTCATCCCAGATATGCTTAAGAACGCTCCCATGTTCAAGCGTTTGGAAGCTAGAATTAAG GGCAAGGGTTCATCTCTTGGAGTAGGACGTGGGCGTGCTGTTGCAATGCGAGCCAGA GCTCAGGCTGCTGGTCGAGGAGCACCTCCCGGTAGAGGCTCTGCACCACCAGTACGTAGGTGA